Proteins encoded by one window of Xanthomonas sp. DAR 80977:
- a CDS encoding ECF-type sigma factor: MSDTGNRRRARRFAKRSTRVDSSVSLQRRAVFQWAASHAEPAANAGSTGGGSVRYPIREFGHGPGKPMEHEITHLLVQARAGAPERLSAVFELLYPELHRLAATRLGAGERTLSPTVLVHELYLRATTGEPLSTVNRRHFFVAAAKAMRWIVIDHARRRASEKRGGGQVAVTLTVSLAADDGPEPRVLELNEMLEALGEINPQRREVVELHFFAGLEFAEIAELLDCSLRTVYREWERARAFLHAQLREP; the protein is encoded by the coding sequence GTGAGCGACACCGGCAACAGGCGCCGGGCGCGTCGATTCGCGAAGAGGTCGACACGAGTGGATAGTTCGGTGTCTCTGCAGAGGCGGGCAGTGTTCCAATGGGCTGCCTCCCATGCCGAGCCAGCGGCCAACGCCGGGAGCACCGGTGGAGGTTCCGTGCGCTACCCTATCCGCGAGTTCGGGCATGGTCCGGGGAAGCCGATGGAACACGAGATCACCCACCTGCTGGTGCAGGCGCGTGCGGGTGCGCCGGAGCGGCTCTCGGCGGTCTTCGAATTGTTGTATCCGGAACTGCACCGGCTGGCCGCCACGCGGCTGGGGGCCGGCGAGCGCACGCTCAGCCCGACGGTGCTGGTCCACGAACTGTACCTGCGCGCGACCACCGGCGAGCCGCTGTCCACCGTCAATCGCCGGCACTTTTTCGTCGCCGCGGCCAAGGCGATGCGCTGGATCGTCATCGACCATGCCCGGCGTCGCGCCAGCGAGAAGCGTGGCGGCGGGCAGGTGGCGGTCACGCTCACCGTCTCGTTGGCTGCCGACGACGGTCCGGAGCCGCGGGTGCTGGAATTGAACGAAATGCTGGAGGCGCTGGGCGAAATCAATCCGCAGCGGCGCGAAGTGGTCGAACTGCATTTTTTCGCCGGGCTCGAGTTCGCCGAAATCGCCGAGCTGCTGGATTGTTCGTTGCGCACGGTCTACCGCGAGTGGGAACGCGCGCGCGCGTTCCTGCACGCGCAATTGCGCGAGCCGTGA
- a CDS encoding DUF4434 domain-containing protein, with amino-acid sequence MNNDRFGSRPVSSGRRDLLRLAVLAPAAFGLGMLPGCSTPPRFDGGFIQPWRSHLELSAQDWQRHMALAQRMGCRQIVLQWAGLYGGGDEADWTVPDGVMQRIFSSAAGAGLQVRVGLPYHSGWWRALQAPDPAALDAFLALALDNARSYLQTAPWARQDNFAGWYLPYELEQFHWAQDDRQRRLCAWLGALCAAAKAGTGQVTAISTYFSRLPTTGSLAQLWTRILDQVPLRPMVQDGVGVAGLDNLDGVNPLLALLRARQVDFDVVVELFEQLPGTAADGSDFQAQTADAARIAKQLAWARRSGAAGIYAFALDPWLSQDTPRAQALRRQWRSGRG; translated from the coding sequence ATGAACAACGATCGCTTTGGCTCCCGTCCCGTCTCGTCCGGCCGGCGCGACCTGCTGCGGCTGGCGGTGCTGGCGCCGGCGGCGTTCGGCTTGGGTATGCTGCCGGGCTGTTCGACTCCACCGCGTTTCGATGGCGGCTTCATCCAGCCGTGGCGCAGCCACCTGGAGCTGAGCGCGCAGGACTGGCAGCGGCACATGGCGCTCGCCCAGCGCATGGGCTGCCGGCAGATCGTGCTGCAGTGGGCCGGGCTGTACGGCGGCGGCGATGAGGCGGACTGGACCGTGCCCGACGGCGTGATGCAGCGGATCTTCTCCAGCGCCGCCGGCGCGGGCCTGCAGGTGCGCGTCGGCCTGCCCTACCACAGCGGCTGGTGGCGGGCGCTGCAGGCGCCGGACCCGGCCGCGCTGGATGCCTTCCTGGCGCTGGCCCTGGACAACGCGCGCAGCTACCTGCAGACCGCGCCGTGGGCCAGGCAGGACAACTTCGCCGGCTGGTACCTGCCGTACGAGCTGGAACAGTTCCACTGGGCGCAGGACGATCGGCAGCGTCGTCTGTGCGCCTGGCTCGGTGCGCTGTGCGCTGCGGCCAAGGCCGGCACTGGGCAGGTCACTGCGATCTCAACGTATTTCAGCCGGTTGCCGACCACCGGTTCGCTGGCGCAGCTGTGGACCCGCATCCTCGACCAGGTGCCGCTGCGGCCGATGGTGCAGGACGGCGTCGGCGTGGCCGGGCTGGACAACCTGGACGGGGTGAATCCATTGCTGGCGCTGCTGCGCGCGCGCCAGGTCGATTTCGACGTGGTGGTCGAACTGTTCGAGCAATTGCCCGGCACGGCCGCCGATGGCAGCGACTTCCAGGCGCAGACCGCCGATGCCGCGCGCATCGCCAAGCAGCTGGCGTGGGCGCGGCGCAGCGGCGCCGCCGGCATCTACGCGTTCGCGCTGGATCCGTGGCTGTCGCAGGACACCCCGCGCGCGCAGGCGCTGCGCCGGCAGTGGCGCAGCGGGCGCGGGTAG
- a CDS encoding protein kinase domain-containing protein: MDAGEKEIWHEADRILDELLDLPALERLPRLRQLPLAPALRECVTRLLAAHEETGGPLDTGPLHDWVTAAEAAAGPAADLGGHRLGRWRLLEPIGQGGMAVVYRAVSCEPPLDQQAAVKLLTLGALAQGGRERFLREQRLLARLRHPYIAPLYDAGVAADGTPWLAMALVEGERIDDWCERHDADLDARVGLVLQVAEALACAHRNLVIHRDIKPSNVLVDADGHARLLDFGIGALVDAEHNERTTTGLHALTPEYAAPEQFAGATPTTAMDVYGLGTLLYRLLGGRPPGRPSPGPLAPPSRVAACATVDAAPRRWARQLRGDLDLIVMKALAPEPERRYSSVEALATDLRHWQARRPIQARAPSLGYRLRRFLSRNRWGAAACAALAMALLGGVAVAGWQAHWAREEARRARAAAAESEAQLTYVDSLLELLVVPANAPAQKRDVGALVRRVAERARKDLAGRDAALARVENTLADVAAYGGDYPQSAELARSALARRRAGFGDDAPETAEAMQTMSFALRQKNTAKDRAEALALAERATVILRRHAADTPQLVMALDHLALLQMERDDTARASALTDEAQSICDRRVHDHPICERPLFRRADLQFRLGHFQAAIAGFSRLLELKRQRLGPDDAQTLQVGSLLAMSYSRSGAGARAVPLLEQILAQQRRIYGRPTEEMLLTQQSLAEALSQSGDHPRALRQFGELIEQIRPVLGEGSAQMAYALCSQGMAEYDMGRYREAARDFQRSRAIYAAMFGADSAFAMANLLFYADTLRERGQPHDALPLQRQAQATMERLLGADSLYVARGLSRLAATEVAVGDGASALAHYDRAVAIYRAGLPADNPLPAVIAAPRSNALLQLGRVDQAREAARAALDEIQAKARHHPLYYGQALAPYVRATCATAPAAPTECAEARHLAAVELRREDLAGRARLLLVAALDDTAVAIRR, translated from the coding sequence ATGGACGCCGGCGAGAAGGAGATCTGGCACGAGGCCGATCGGATTCTCGACGAATTGCTCGATCTGCCCGCGCTGGAACGCTTGCCGCGGTTGCGGCAACTCCCGCTGGCGCCGGCGCTGCGCGAATGCGTGACACGCCTGCTGGCCGCGCACGAGGAAACCGGCGGTCCGCTTGATACCGGTCCGCTGCACGACTGGGTCACGGCGGCCGAAGCCGCCGCCGGACCTGCTGCGGATCTCGGCGGGCACCGGCTGGGCCGCTGGCGTCTGCTCGAACCGATCGGCCAAGGCGGCATGGCGGTGGTCTATCGTGCGGTCTCGTGCGAACCGCCACTGGACCAGCAGGCCGCGGTCAAGCTGTTGACCCTCGGCGCCCTGGCGCAGGGCGGGCGTGAGCGTTTCCTGCGCGAGCAGCGCTTGCTGGCACGCCTGCGCCACCCCTACATCGCCCCGCTGTACGACGCCGGCGTGGCCGCCGACGGCACTCCGTGGCTGGCCATGGCGCTGGTCGAAGGCGAGCGCATCGACGATTGGTGCGAGCGCCATGACGCCGACCTCGACGCACGTGTCGGCCTGGTCCTGCAGGTGGCCGAGGCGCTGGCTTGCGCACACCGCAATCTGGTGATCCATCGCGATATCAAGCCGTCGAACGTGTTGGTGGACGCCGACGGCCACGCCCGCTTGCTGGATTTCGGCATCGGCGCCCTGGTCGATGCCGAGCACAACGAACGCACCACTACCGGCCTGCACGCGTTGACCCCCGAATATGCCGCGCCCGAGCAGTTCGCTGGTGCCACGCCGACCACCGCGATGGATGTCTATGGGCTGGGCACGCTGCTGTACCGTCTGCTCGGCGGCCGGCCGCCGGGGCGGCCGAGCCCGGGCCCGTTGGCGCCCCCGTCGCGAGTCGCCGCGTGTGCCACCGTCGACGCCGCGCCGCGCCGCTGGGCGCGGCAATTGCGTGGGGACCTGGATCTGATCGTGATGAAGGCGCTGGCGCCGGAGCCGGAACGCCGCTACTCCAGCGTCGAAGCCCTGGCCACGGACCTGCGCCACTGGCAGGCCAGACGGCCGATACAGGCGCGTGCGCCCAGCCTCGGCTATCGGCTGCGTCGTTTCCTGTCCCGCAATCGCTGGGGCGCTGCCGCGTGCGCGGCGCTGGCGATGGCCTTGCTGGGCGGAGTCGCCGTGGCCGGGTGGCAGGCGCACTGGGCGCGGGAAGAAGCGCGACGCGCGCGCGCGGCCGCTGCCGAGTCCGAGGCCCAGCTCACCTACGTGGACAGCCTGCTGGAGCTGCTGGTGGTGCCCGCCAACGCGCCGGCGCAGAAGCGCGACGTCGGCGCTCTGGTGCGGCGGGTGGCCGAGCGCGCGCGCAAGGATCTGGCCGGACGCGATGCCGCGCTGGCGCGGGTGGAAAACACCCTGGCCGATGTGGCCGCTTATGGCGGCGACTATCCCCAGTCCGCCGAACTGGCCCGGAGCGCTCTGGCGCGTCGACGCGCCGGTTTCGGCGACGACGCGCCGGAAACCGCAGAGGCGATGCAGACCATGTCGTTTGCGCTACGGCAGAAGAACACGGCGAAAGACAGGGCCGAAGCGTTGGCACTGGCCGAGCGCGCCACCGTGATCCTGCGCCGCCACGCCGCCGACACGCCGCAACTGGTGATGGCGTTGGACCATCTGGCATTGCTGCAGATGGAGCGCGACGACACGGCGCGGGCGTCGGCGCTGACCGACGAGGCCCAGTCCATCTGCGATCGCCGCGTGCATGACCATCCCATCTGCGAACGGCCGTTGTTCCGCCGTGCCGACCTGCAGTTCCGCCTGGGGCACTTCCAGGCAGCGATAGCGGGGTTCAGCAGGTTGCTGGAGCTGAAGCGGCAGCGCCTGGGCCCGGACGACGCACAGACCCTGCAGGTGGGCAGCCTGTTGGCAATGAGCTACAGCCGGTCCGGCGCCGGCGCCAGGGCGGTGCCGCTGCTCGAGCAGATCCTGGCGCAGCAGCGCCGGATCTACGGCAGGCCGACCGAGGAAATGCTGTTGACCCAGCAGAGCCTGGCCGAGGCCCTGAGCCAGTCCGGAGATCATCCACGCGCGCTGCGGCAGTTCGGCGAACTGATCGAACAGATCCGGCCCGTTCTTGGGGAAGGCAGCGCGCAGATGGCGTATGCATTGTGCTCGCAGGGCATGGCCGAGTACGACATGGGCCGCTACCGGGAGGCCGCCAGAGACTTTCAGCGCAGCCGGGCGATCTACGCGGCGATGTTCGGCGCCGATTCGGCCTTCGCGATGGCCAACCTGCTCTTCTACGCCGATACCCTGCGCGAACGTGGCCAGCCACACGACGCGCTGCCGCTGCAACGGCAGGCGCAGGCAACGATGGAACGGTTGCTCGGGGCCGATTCGTTGTACGTCGCCCGTGGCCTGAGTCGCCTGGCGGCCACCGAAGTCGCCGTCGGCGACGGCGCCTCCGCACTGGCGCATTACGACCGCGCGGTGGCGATCTATCGCGCCGGCCTGCCTGCCGACAACCCCTTGCCGGCAGTGATTGCCGCTCCCCGCAGCAACGCGTTGCTGCAGCTGGGCCGGGTCGATCAGGCGCGTGAAGCCGCGCGTGCCGCACTGGACGAAATCCAGGCCAAGGCCCGCCATCACCCGCTCTATTACGGTCAGGCCCTGGCCCCGTATGTGCGGGCCACATGCGCCACTGCGCCCGCCGCCCCGACGGAGTGTGCCGAGGCACGCCATCTGGCGGCCGTTGAACTGCGGCGCGAAGACCTCGCCGGACGCGCGCGCCTGCTGCTGGTCGCGGCGCTCGACGACACGGCGGTCGCGATCCGCCGCTGA